The following coding sequences are from one Musa acuminata AAA Group cultivar baxijiao chromosome BXJ2-4, Cavendish_Baxijiao_AAA, whole genome shotgun sequence window:
- the LOC135610191 gene encoding subtilisin-like protease SBT4.3 translates to MRSSTGAKALTMAAYGSPPSSHLLLAILIPILLLTATADANEERKVYIVYMGHQTSSSSSTEAEHLNLLKQVLEGCAPCDSLVYSYTKSFNALAAKLLTKEMEKLAGMKGVVSVFPSKILHPRTTRSWDFLGFPATVNRNPPLESDVIVGMIDTGIWPESESFNDQGLGPPPRKWKGDCINLKCNNKIIGARYYNSLNDTSQEESPRDFNGHGTHTASTVAGKSVQGASLYGLAGGTARGGVPSARLAVYKVCWSFGCAEQDILAAFDDAIADGVDIISISIGYPSAFDYFLDVMAIGSFHAMKKGVLTSASGGNSGPYHGTVGNVAPWMLVSAASSTDRHIIDKLVTGDQRYVVGASVNTFATEKESYPFVYFGDGSFPPADCTQLDEKLVKGKIVLCGYIDDGTGAYLAGAKGAVMLNDAFLDTSFSFPLPAIAISYSNGEKLMQYINKTNNPVANIHKSEAVFDPKAPVVGSFSSRGPNTITADILKPDISAPGIDILAAWSTLGKVSGSPNDTRSVEYNIISGTSMACPHTSGAAAYVKSFHPSWSPAAIMSALMTTAKPMNPSLHPDAELAYGAGQLNPVKAVDPGLVFDAADTDYVQMLCDEGYNKSMIRIITGDDRCCSSLGRRTARDLNYPSMALHVASNESFAGNFTRSVTNVGDACSIYRVKIKADGRLKVVVNPKTLAFTKPDEKQGFVVSVSGGPMATNSTASASIVWLDGKHSVRSAMVVYTDFTS, encoded by the exons ATGAGGAGTTCTACAGGTGCAAAAGCCCTTACAATGGCTGCTTACGGCTCTCCACCGTCCTCACACCTTCTCCTCGCCATCCTCATACCAATCCTTCTTCTCACAGCCACTGCTGATGCCAATGAAGAAAGAAAG GTATACATTGTGTACATGGGACATCAAACCTCATCCAGTTCGTCGACCGAGGCCGAACATCTAAATCTACTTAAGCAAGTACTCGAGGGCTG TGCCCCCTGCGATTCCTTGGTCTACAGCTACACGAAGAGCTTTAATGCACTTGCAGCTAAACTCCTGACCAAAGAGATGGAAAAGCTAGCTG GAATGAAGGGTGTGGTCTCTGTGTTCCCCAGCAAAATCCTGCACCCCCGCACAACCAGGTCATGGGATTTCTTGGGCTTTCCTGCGACCGTGAATCGTAATCCTCCACTGGAGAGCGATGTTATCGTCGGCATGATCGATACCGGAATCTGGCCGGAATCCGAGTCCTTCAACGATCAAGGACTCGGACCTCCGCCGCGCAAATGGAAGGGTGACTGCATAAACCTCAAGTGCAACAA CAAAATCATTGGGGCGAGATACTACAACAGCTTGAACGACACGTCGCAAGAAGAGTCTCCGCGAGATTTCAATGGCCACGGGACTCACACGGCCTCCACCGTCGCCGGGAAGAGCGTACAGGGCGCCAGCCTCTACGGCCTCGCGGGTGGCACGGCCAGGGGCGGCGTGCCGTCGGCCAGGCTCGCCGTTTACAAGGTCTGCTGGTCGTTCGGCTGCGCCGAGCAAGACATCTTGGCAGCCTTCGACGACGCCATCGCCGACGGGGTCGACATCATATCCATCTCCATCGGCTACCCCTCCGCCTTCGACTATTTCCTGGACGTGATGGCCATCGGCTCGTTCCACGCCATGAAGAAGGGAGTCCTCACCTCGGCGTCCGGCGGTAACAGCGGGCCGTACCATGGCACGGTCGGCAACGTCGCTCCATGGATGCTGGTCTCTGCAGCAAGCAGCACCGACAGGCACATAATAGACAAGCTAGTAACCGGAGATCAGAGATacgtggtg GGGGCTTCGGTCAACACCTTCGCCACCGAGAAAGAGTCTTACCCTTTCGTATATTTTGGAGATGGAAGCTTTCCCCCAGC AGATTGCACTCAACTGGACGAGAAATTAGTGAAGGGGAAGATAGTTCTGTGTGGATACATCGATGATGGGACAGGAGCTTATCTTGCCGGTGCTAAAGGAGCAGTAATGTTGAACGATGCTTTCCTCGACACTTCCTTCTCTTTTCCTCTTCCAGCCATCGCAATTAGCTACTCTAACGGCGAGAAGCTTATGCAATACATCAACAAGACCAA TAATCCCGTGGCGAACATACACAAAAGCGAAGCAGTGTTCGATCCTAAAGCTCCTGTGGTTGGCTCCTTCTCATCCAGAGGTCCAAATACAATCACAGCTGACATCTTAAAG CCCGATATAAGTGCCCCAGGAATTGACATTTTAGCCGCCTGGTCAACGCTCGGCAAAGTGTCAGGCTCCCCTAACGACACACGGTCGGTCGAGTATAACATCATCTCGGGGACTTCCATGGCCTGCCCGCACACCAGCGGTGCCGCCGCGTACGTCAAGTCGTTCCACCCGAGCTGGTCTCCTGCGGCCATCATGTCCGCGCTGATGACGACAG CGAAGCCGATGAATCCTTCGCTCCACCCTGATGCGGAATTGGCCTACGGGGCGGGGCAGCTCAACCCGGTGAAGGCGGTCGACCCCGGCCTCGTATTCGATGCCGCCGACACCGACTACGTGCAGATGCTGTGCGACGAGGGTTACAATAAGTCCATGATTAGGATCATCACCGGAGACGACAGATGCTGTTCTTCTCTCGGTCGCAGAACCGCGAGGGATCTGAACTATCCTTCCATGGCCTTGCACGTCGCATCGAATGAATCCTTCGCAGGGAACTTCACGAGATCGGTGACCAACGTCGGCGATGCGTGTTCCATATATAGAGTAAAGATCAAAGCAGATGGGAGGCTGAAAGTGGTGGTGAATCCCAAGACGTTGGCGTTCACAAAACCAGACGAGAAACAAGGATTCGTGGTGAGTGTTTCAGGAGGGCCGATGGCGACGAATTCTACAGCGTCGGCTTCGATCGTATGGTTGGACGGAAAGCACAGCGTGAGGAGCGCGATGGTTGTGTATACAGATTTCACGAGTTAA